In Zingiber officinale cultivar Zhangliang chromosome 3B, Zo_v1.1, whole genome shotgun sequence, a single window of DNA contains:
- the LOC121967214 gene encoding acidic leucine-rich nuclear phosphoprotein 32-related protein 1-like isoform X2, translating into MKAGALVPAAEEREVGKKEQKGEEIKSANGKDEGYEVGEDEVEDEDELEEIEDLDDVDDDGNVEGEEDDDEDDEDDVGDDDDDDDDDDDDVEEVTPQGFRPPAHVVEDDDAEDEDEDEGGEGGDGDDDDNDDDDDDEEPEAADEEDEDKAFVEDDYADVGGFDSVNDGPSSKRKHSDRDDSDDEDDDDDDDEKPPKR; encoded by the exons ATGAAGGCAGGAGCGCTGGTGCCGGCGGCGGAGGAGAGGGAGGTGGGGAAGAAGGAGCAGAAGGGGGAGGAAATCAAGTCGGCGAATGGAAAGGATGAAGGTTACGAGGTCGGTGAGGACGAAGTGGAGGACGAGGACGAGCTGGAGGAGATTGAAGATCTGGATGACGTCGATGATGACGGAAACGTCGAAGGAGAGGAAGATGACGAcgaggacgatgaggacgatgtgggtgacgacgacgacgacgacgacgacgacgatgacGATGTAGAGGAGGTCACGCCTCAGGGATTTCGCCCCCCAGCGCATGTAGTGGAAGACGACGATGCTgaggacgaggacgaggacgaAGGTGGCGAAGGCGGTGATGGGGACGACGACGACAACGACGACGATGATGACGACGAGGAACCAGAG GCAGCTGATGAAGAAGATGAGGACAAGGCTTTTGTTGAAGATGATTATGCAGACGTTGGAGGCTTTGACTCTGTAAACGATGGCCCATCCTCGAAGAGGAAACACTCTGATAGGGATgattcagatgatgaagatgacgacgatgatgatgatgagaagCCGCCAAAGCGATAA
- the LOC121967214 gene encoding nucleolin-like isoform X1: protein MKAGALVPAAEEREVGKKEQKGEEIKSANGKDEGYEVGEDEVEDEDELEEIEDLDDVDDDGNVEGEEDDDEDDEDDVGDDDDDDDDDDDDVEEVTPQGFRPPAHVVEDDDAEDEDEDEGGEGGDGDDDDNDDDDDDEEPEEGLGTEHLVQAADEEDEDKAFVEDDYADVGGFDSVNDGPSSKRKHSDRDDSDDEDDDDDDDEKPPKR from the exons ATGAAGGCAGGAGCGCTGGTGCCGGCGGCGGAGGAGAGGGAGGTGGGGAAGAAGGAGCAGAAGGGGGAGGAAATCAAGTCGGCGAATGGAAAGGATGAAGGTTACGAGGTCGGTGAGGACGAAGTGGAGGACGAGGACGAGCTGGAGGAGATTGAAGATCTGGATGACGTCGATGATGACGGAAACGTCGAAGGAGAGGAAGATGACGAcgaggacgatgaggacgatgtgggtgacgacgacgacgacgacgacgacgacgatgacGATGTAGAGGAGGTCACGCCTCAGGGATTTCGCCCCCCAGCGCATGTAGTGGAAGACGACGATGCTgaggacgaggacgaggacgaAGGTGGCGAAGGCGGTGATGGGGACGACGACGACAACGACGACGATGATGACGACGAGGAACCAGAG GAGGGGCTCGGAACTGAACATCTTGTGCAGGCAGCTGATGAAGAAGATGAGGACAAGGCTTTTGTTGAAGATGATTATGCAGACGTTGGAGGCTTTGACTCTGTAAACGATGGCCCATCCTCGAAGAGGAAACACTCTGATAGGGATgattcagatgatgaagatgacgacgatgatgatgatgagaagCCGCCAAAGCGATAA